A stretch of Henckelia pumila isolate YLH828 chromosome 4, ASM3356847v2, whole genome shotgun sequence DNA encodes these proteins:
- the LOC140861357 gene encoding uncharacterized protein: protein MRSYPLHNKKHWSSVFKKAAYPPSHLEFMQHINNISESMPLARKFITNSEPESWANALFRGKRWGVMNNNMAECWNNWVKPAHYLPIMCMVDRICVQIMNMMHQRHEITLAMVQELSPKKEKTLTSTYIESRNLIVHISCGWKFEVVDGDKSFAIDLNDWSCSCRAWEINMLPCKHACADIKSKSLSLYSFCDRYFHIDMYRQAYKGIINLIPTFDMNEDSIGEGSITNASDVRNQPGRRKTKRIPSQVETRVAKCGRYRKRGHNRRSCKEAIA from the coding sequence atgCGAAGCTATCCGCTACACAACAAGAAGCATTGGTCTTCTGTGTTTAAAAAGGCTGCATATCCCCCTTCTCATCTGGAGTTTATGCAACACATTAACAATATCTCAGAATCCATGCCTCTTGCAAGAAAGTTTATTACAAATTCAGAACCTGAAAGTTGGGCGAATGCTTTGTTTCGTGGAAAACGTTGGGGTGTCATGAATAATAACATGGCTGAATGTTGGAATAATTGGGTTAAACCAGCCCATTATCTTCCAATTATGTGTATGGTGGATCGTATATGTGTTCAAATCATGAACATGATGCACCAGCGTCATGAAATAACCTTAGCCATGGTTCAAGAATTAAGCCCAAAGAAGGAGAAAACTCTTACAAGCACATATATTGAATCTCGAAACTTGATAGTTCACATATCATGTGGTTGGAAATTTGAGGTAGTTGATGGTGATAAATCATTTGCTATTGATTTGAATGATTGGAGTTGTTCATGTAGAGCTTGGGAGATCAACATGTTACCGTGCAAGCATGCTTGTGCAGATATTAAGTCGAAGTCTTTGTCGCTCTACTCTTTTTGTGATCGGTATTTTCATATTGATATGTATCGTCAAGCGTACAAAGGAATTATTAATCTCATACCTACATTTGACATGAATGAGGACAGTATTGGTGAAGGATCTATAACCAATGCTTCTGATGTACGCAATCAACCAGGTCGTAGGAAGACTAAGAGGATACCGTCCCAGGTTGAAACACGTGTTGCAAAGTGTGGTCGTTATCGTAAGCGAGGGCATAATAGACGCAGTTGCAAAGAAGCTATAGCatag